Proteins from one Cryptomeria japonica chromosome 4, Sugi_1.0, whole genome shotgun sequence genomic window:
- the LOC131069045 gene encoding uncharacterized protein LOC131069045 isoform X2: protein MTSEAQQKQSQGMKPYKLKYTLTGHKRAISSVKFSEDGKYLASSSADKTVRVWSAIDGSFLTELVGHTEGVSDLAWSGDSSYICTASDDKTLKIFDAHKAGECIKTLKGHTNYVFCVSFNPQSNLLVSGSFDETVRIWDVKTGKCLKVLPAHSDPVTAVNFNRQGGLIVSSSYDGLCRIWDSATGHCLKTLIDEDNPPVSFVKFAPNGEFILAGTLDDTLFSALKCDWVCFLGEDCINTFSKCITLNNKRGSGISQLGSF from the exons ATGACATCAGAAGCGCAGCAAAAGCAGAGCCAAGGCATGAAACCCTACAAGCTGAAATACACTCTAACAGGCCACAAGCGTGCGATATCGAGCGTTAAGTTCTCGGAAGACGGTAAATACTTAGCCAGCTCTTCGGCGGACAAAACCGTTAGAGTATGGTCTGCCATTGACGGGAGCTTTTTAACGGAGCTCGTCGGGCACACAGAGGGCGTTTCGGACTTGGCATGGTCGGGAGATTCATCTTACATTTGCACTGCCTCTgacgacaaaaccctaaaaatattcGATGCGCACAAGGCGGGAGAGTGCATTAAAACCCTTAAAGGCCACACAAATTACGTTTTTTGTGTTAGCTTTAACCCGCAGTCAAATTTATTGGTGTCAGGGTCATTCGACGAGACCGTCAGAATATGGGACGTCAAGACGGGGAAATGCTTGAAGGTTTTGCCGGCGCACTCCGACCCCGTCACGGCTGTCAATTTTAACCGCCAAGGAGGGTTGATTGTGTCGAGCAGTTATGATGGGCTGTGCAGGATTTGGGACTCTGCAACGGGGCACTGCTTGAAGACGTTGATTGATGAGGATAATCCGCCGGTTTCCTTTGTTAAATTCGCGCCGAATGGCGAGTTCATTCTCGCCGGAACACTCGACGATACACTG ttttcagcTCTCAAATGCGATTGGGTGTGCTTTTTGGGTGAGGACTGCATCAATACCTTCTCCAAATGCATCACATTGAACAACAAAAG